In Flavobacterium gelatinilyticum, a genomic segment contains:
- a CDS encoding general secretion pathway protein: protein MWYLKLILVIVFAIVLYQDFKSRLVYWFLYPIIGILAFWIQLKMVPFSIALTNIGFNLLFVTLILGISFIYIKLRKLQFSNTIGIGDVLFFVFIAASFSIVSFLVLFVFSLLFSLILHLILSNKKEQSSVPLAGYMSLFFGVVYTASLCYNDTFLYAY, encoded by the coding sequence ATGTGGTATTTAAAACTAATATTAGTTATAGTTTTTGCTATAGTTCTTTATCAGGATTTTAAAAGCCGGCTGGTTTATTGGTTTTTATATCCAATAATCGGAATACTGGCTTTTTGGATTCAGCTTAAAATGGTTCCGTTTTCAATCGCATTGACTAATATAGGTTTTAATCTCTTGTTTGTAACATTGATCTTAGGGATCAGTTTTATATATATAAAATTAAGAAAACTACAATTCAGCAATACAATAGGGATAGGAGATGTGTTGTTTTTTGTTTTTATAGCAGCATCATTTTCAATTGTTTCTTTCCTGGTTTTATTTGTATTTTCGCTGCTCTTTTCATTGATTTTGCATTTGATTTTAAGTAATAAAAAAGAGCAGTCATCTGTTCCGCTTGCCGGATATATGTCTCTTTTTTTTGGTGTCGTTTATACAGCTTCGCTTTGTTATAATGATACTTTTTTATACGCATACTAA
- a CDS encoding type II secretion system F family protein yields MAFKIENTPNKKTVQSKDSNSIENLLKKEITLFGDSFNNKKKQAFYLELAVLLKAGVSFKEGLSLIIESLKKNADKDLIQTILNDVVNGKPFSDAMRVSKSFTEYEYYSIQIGEETGTTAQVCEELGHFFERKNEQKRIIVAALTYPSIVLSTAVLVVIFMLSYVVPMFQDIFKQNNMELPILTQFIVKLSVWTKTYGLYFLLAVIVFISSTQFFKNNHKYKRTLHYFLVKIPVLGAFMTKVYLAQFTQAVTLLTTAKVPLLNSIQMVKKMIQFVPLQDALEQVENSILKGNSLSSSLKNTPLFDNRIISLVKVAEETNQTEYVFKQLSEQYNQEVVQQSKVMTTVLEPFIILFVGVLVAVLLVAMYLPMFQLSSAIG; encoded by the coding sequence ATGGCTTTTAAAATCGAAAATACCCCAAATAAAAAAACAGTTCAGTCTAAGGACTCAAACAGTATCGAAAATTTATTAAAAAAAGAAATCACACTTTTTGGTGACAGCTTTAATAATAAAAAAAAGCAGGCGTTTTATCTTGAACTGGCTGTACTCTTAAAAGCCGGTGTGAGCTTTAAGGAAGGATTATCGCTGATTATAGAATCCTTAAAGAAAAATGCCGACAAAGATCTAATCCAGACAATCCTGAATGATGTGGTTAACGGGAAACCTTTCTCTGATGCCATGCGTGTCTCCAAATCGTTTACAGAATACGAATATTATTCTATCCAGATAGGTGAAGAAACCGGAACAACCGCACAAGTATGTGAAGAATTGGGTCATTTTTTCGAACGTAAAAACGAGCAGAAACGAATCATAGTTGCTGCCCTTACCTACCCTTCTATCGTATTAAGCACAGCTGTTTTGGTTGTTATTTTTATGTTGAGTTATGTGGTGCCTATGTTTCAGGATATCTTCAAACAAAATAATATGGAACTGCCTATACTGACCCAATTTATTGTAAAATTATCAGTCTGGACAAAAACCTATGGGTTGTATTTTTTATTGGCAGTTATAGTTTTTATTTCCTCAACCCAATTTTTCAAAAACAATCATAAATATAAAAGGACGCTGCATTACTTTCTGGTAAAAATTCCAGTTCTGGGTGCTTTTATGACCAAAGTTTATCTGGCACAATTTACACAAGCCGTAACCTTACTAACGACAGCCAAAGTCCCGCTTTTGAACAGCATCCAAATGGTAAAAAAAATGATTCAGTTTGTCCCTTTACAGGATGCTTTAGAGCAGGTTGAAAACAGCATTTTAAAAGGAAACAGCCTGAGTTCAAGCTTAAAAAACACTCCCCTTTTCGATAACCGAATCATATCACTCGTAAAAGTAGCCGAAGAAACCAATCAAACCGAATATGTCTTCAAACAGTTAAGCGAGCAGTACAATCAGGAAGTGGTACAGCAGTCTAAAGTCATGACTACTGTTTTAGAGCCTTTTATTATTCTTTTTGTTGGAGTATTGGTAGCGGTTTTATTAGTGGCTATGTATCTGCCAATGTTTCAGTTGAGCAGTGCGATTGGGTAG
- a CDS encoding RHS repeat domain-containing protein: MAKMPQQQICYCQNLFIQPKSRRSLEKKITFGKYDEKGNILEYTPENGTPVSIIWGYNKTQPIAKIENALYSQAASYAANLQDKSDTKTETELKEALGLFRTALPNAMITTYTYKPLVGVSTVTDPKGQTTTYTYDDFGRLDVVKDAKGNILSENQYRYKQ; encoded by the coding sequence TTGGCAAAGATGCCTCAACAGCAGATTTGTTACTGCCAAAATTTATTTATACAGCCAAAGTCACGAAGATCATTAGAGAAAAAAATCACCTTTGGCAAATATGATGAAAAAGGCAATATCCTTGAATATACTCCGGAGAACGGCACGCCTGTATCGATAATCTGGGGCTATAATAAAACCCAGCCTATTGCCAAGATAGAAAATGCGCTTTACAGCCAGGCTGCTTCTTACGCAGCTAATTTACAGGATAAATCAGATACAAAAACAGAAACCGAACTAAAAGAAGCCCTCGGTCTGTTTAGAACAGCACTGCCAAATGCCATGATTACAACCTATACTTATAAACCGCTTGTCGGGGTAAGCACCGTTACAGATCCTAAAGGCCAGACTACAACCTATACCTATGATGATTTTGGCCGTCTTGATGTTGTAAAAGATGCCAAAGGCAATATCCTTTCAGAAAACCAGTACCGTTACAAACAATAG
- a CDS encoding PulJ/GspJ family protein, whose product MAAGKLKSFTLSELIVVMIITAIVVGMAFSVLRIVQKQIHTIQTNFEKTTTLALFEQQLWQDFNTQHTVIYDNNKQALFMTSEIDTITYSFQDKYSLRNLDTIKLKINPGKAFFRGKEINSGHVDALSIYAETELPGYQIFVSKKNDLTFLMNQEDGF is encoded by the coding sequence ATGGCAGCCGGAAAATTAAAATCATTCACACTATCCGAATTAATAGTAGTTATGATTATAACGGCTATTGTCGTAGGCATGGCATTTAGTGTTTTAAGAATTGTACAAAAACAAATTCACACTATCCAGACCAATTTTGAAAAAACAACCACATTAGCCCTTTTTGAGCAGCAGTTGTGGCAGGATTTCAATACACAGCATACAGTTATTTATGATAATAACAAGCAAGCGTTATTTATGACATCAGAAATTGATACCATAACTTATTCTTTTCAGGATAAATATAGTTTAAGAAATCTTGACACCATTAAATTAAAAATTAATCCTGGTAAAGCCTTCTTTAGAGGAAAGGAAATAAATTCCGGTCACGTTGATGCTTTATCCATATATGCCGAAACAGAATTACCCGGTTACCAGATTTTTGTTTCGAAAAAAAATGATTTAACCTTTCTTATGAATCAGGAAGATGGCTTTTAA
- a CDS encoding tail fiber protein, with translation MKKLVILAAFIFLAQYSFGQITGSFNVGGDIDKFYPVTFNDGGWINNSPTNLKLGRSNVHFNSDWRGSLMANINYHVTNYGHGSNFIDAEIKPSIGLNTSFIAGWRDATPNGTCICIIIWLRGGGTTYYYQSNYAVNPTIYDGVQNVLPYKEVNGPSHSFKTAIDENAITTGIYQGRNAYFMSNVGIGTTIPDEKLTVKGKIHTQEVKVDMTGPLVPDYVFADDYRLRSLQDVENYINENKHLPEIPSAQEIEKNGLMLAEMNMALLKKIEELTLYMIEQNKQIKNLEKKIETISKK, from the coding sequence ATGAAAAAATTAGTAATTCTTGCTGCCTTCATTTTCCTTGCACAATATAGTTTTGGACAAATTACAGGCAGCTTTAACGTTGGGGGTGATATTGACAAATTTTATCCTGTGACTTTTAACGATGGTGGATGGATTAATAATTCACCTACAAACTTAAAATTAGGCCGCAGTAATGTTCACTTTAATTCTGATTGGAGAGGTTCGCTTATGGCTAATATTAATTATCATGTAACAAATTATGGTCACGGATCTAACTTTATAGATGCAGAAATAAAACCTTCGATCGGTCTAAATACCAGTTTCATAGCCGGCTGGCGAGATGCCACACCAAACGGCACTTGTATTTGTATCATTATATGGTTAAGAGGTGGAGGAACTACTTATTACTACCAGTCCAATTATGCTGTAAATCCAACAATTTATGATGGTGTTCAAAATGTGCTTCCATATAAAGAAGTCAATGGACCTTCTCACAGCTTTAAAACAGCCATCGATGAAAACGCAATAACCACTGGAATTTATCAAGGTAGAAACGCCTATTTTATGTCAAATGTTGGTATTGGCACAACGATTCCAGATGAAAAACTAACTGTAAAAGGCAAAATTCATACACAAGAGGTAAAAGTTGATATGACTGGACCGTTAGTCCCTGATTATGTATTTGCTGATGACTATAGATTAAGATCATTACAGGATGTTGAAAACTATATCAACGAAAATAAACATTTACCAGAAATTCCATCTGCACAGGAAATAGAAAAAAATGGTTTAATGCTGGCTGAAATGAATATGGCTTTACTTAAAAAAATTGAGGAATTAACACTTTATATGATCGAACAGAATAAGCAGATTAAAAACCTTGAAAAGAAAATCGAAACAATTTCAAAAAAATAA
- a CDS encoding DUF6443 domain-containing protein — MKNLIKFLLVLFPVMVMSQTQSENYVKTVTYKVPVTQKIVSPSISQASQSTTYFDGLGRPIQKIDGQQSKSGKDIVTHIEYDSLGRQVEDYLPFKAETTNMAFEPSGKAKVMNYYKTASEAVTGNSAMDITDFPFSRKELEASPLNRVLMQAAPGNDWRSGSGHEIKISYQSNAKDEVRLFTASTSWDAASGLYTISFNNNGFYEANQLYKTVTYDENTAPAVKAGIQEFKNKEGQIVLKRTFDAGIEHDTYYVYDIYGNLTYVIPPKAVDLIGGSSSTQSDVTSTAKVEPAGTLHLTASNSIRLLDGFHAKAGSTFSAVIDANKAILDDLCYQYKYDHRNRLAEKKLPGKQWEFIVYDKLDRVVAAGPANSPFSDLNTAGWIITKYDAFSRPVYTGWSTASPATASGRITLQTAQNSPSLTVLNETKLTSGTIDGIPAYYSNTVSPTSFKLLSVNYYDNYTFPSTPAIAVPAIIETQKVLSASEVKGLQTASWTRVPSASTAVMGETTATFYDDKARPVRIYAINHLGGYTYTDTKFDFSGKTEYTITRHKRLAGDTELKTKDTFTYSPQDRLISQTHQINDVAAEVLFTNTYDELGQLISKKTGGAVQNINYTYNIRGWLTGINDVTSLTKAGDPKDLFAFKINYNTPSTGIANVKPLYNGNISETHWATNSDNGVIRAYGYKYDDLNRLKEGLYKKGTTLNAYNETVGYDKNGNITGLTRNGNSETVTPIDNLVYTYSNTNKSNQLVKVADSSNKTIGFIDGTNTGDDYTYDLNGNMISDANKNITAITYNHLNLPLKITFGTAGNIVYLYNAAGQKVQKTVSETGKTAVTTDYLGGYQYENGVLKFFPTAEGYAEPSGSSYKYIYQYKDHLGNVRISYDKTLAIQEENNYYAFGLKHFGYNGGIISTNNALKYKYNGKELQDDNIGGFKLNMYDYGARNYDPAIGRWMNIDPLAEKSRRFNPYTYALDNPVYFIDPDGMIAEPPVGFEAEDATIHEDEDGTWVYSKSDAMWYGMLGSKNIGNTIELDEVVVGDTKSSYVPSGEYGPAMQPWDSDNKFMNGLSNTAFGVVATVGAVAAIPETGGASGLALSLTIGQVSIGLSQMADSFNDKPNSVLHNFSSVPGLIAGQNGSEYAPLIDVASVWATGSINSPNLLGNYNGLISSAKNLSQGQNMLYNGISIYSTYGTVNSGISSYQNLKK, encoded by the coding sequence ATGAAAAATCTAATCAAATTCCTTTTGGTTTTGTTCCCTGTTATGGTAATGAGCCAGACCCAGAGTGAAAACTATGTTAAAACCGTTACCTACAAAGTGCCGGTTACACAGAAGATAGTGTCGCCTTCAATTTCGCAGGCATCACAGAGCACCACCTATTTTGACGGACTCGGGAGACCCATACAGAAAATAGACGGCCAGCAGTCCAAATCCGGAAAAGATATCGTAACGCATATCGAATACGACAGCTTAGGAAGACAGGTTGAAGACTATCTTCCTTTTAAGGCAGAAACCACCAATATGGCTTTTGAACCTTCGGGAAAAGCTAAAGTAATGAATTATTACAAAACCGCATCCGAAGCCGTTACCGGAAACTCCGCCATGGATATTACCGATTTCCCTTTCAGCCGAAAAGAACTTGAAGCATCACCTCTTAACCGTGTGCTTATGCAGGCCGCTCCGGGTAATGACTGGAGATCAGGATCAGGACATGAGATCAAAATCAGCTACCAGAGTAATGCCAAAGATGAAGTCAGGCTGTTTACTGCCAGTACATCCTGGGATGCTGCATCCGGCTTGTATACTATTTCTTTTAACAATAACGGCTTTTATGAAGCAAACCAGCTTTATAAAACCGTTACTTATGATGAAAACACCGCCCCGGCCGTAAAAGCCGGAATACAGGAGTTTAAAAACAAAGAAGGACAAATCGTGCTTAAAAGAACCTTTGATGCGGGTATAGAACACGATACCTACTATGTTTATGATATTTATGGAAACCTTACCTATGTAATCCCTCCAAAAGCGGTGGATTTAATTGGAGGTTCTTCAAGCACGCAGTCAGATGTAACCTCTACAGCCAAAGTAGAACCGGCAGGCACCCTGCATTTAACAGCATCAAACTCCATCAGGCTTCTTGACGGTTTTCATGCCAAGGCAGGAAGCACCTTCAGCGCGGTTATCGATGCCAATAAAGCTATCCTTGACGATTTGTGCTACCAATATAAATACGACCACAGAAACAGATTAGCAGAGAAAAAACTCCCGGGAAAACAATGGGAATTTATCGTATATGACAAACTCGACAGAGTCGTGGCCGCAGGACCTGCTAATTCCCCGTTTTCTGATTTAAATACTGCTGGGTGGATTATTACCAAATACGATGCCTTCAGCCGTCCGGTTTATACCGGCTGGTCGACAGCTTCCCCTGCCACGGCATCAGGAAGGATCACCCTGCAGACAGCGCAGAACAGTCCGTCGCTGACTGTACTGAACGAAACAAAACTAACCAGCGGAACAATAGACGGCATCCCGGCTTATTACTCCAATACAGTTTCGCCGACTAGTTTTAAACTTTTATCGGTTAATTATTATGACAATTATACCTTCCCTAGCACTCCTGCAATTGCAGTACCTGCAATTATCGAAACACAAAAAGTTCTCTCTGCCAGTGAGGTAAAAGGACTTCAGACGGCTTCATGGACAAGAGTGCCTTCGGCCAGCACGGCTGTTATGGGAGAAACCACTGCTACATTTTATGATGATAAAGCCAGACCGGTTCGTATTTATGCCATAAACCATCTGGGAGGCTATACCTATACCGACACCAAATTTGATTTTTCGGGTAAAACAGAATATACGATAACCAGACATAAAAGACTGGCAGGAGATACCGAGCTGAAAACAAAAGATACTTTTACCTATTCGCCCCAGGATCGTTTAATAAGCCAGACACACCAGATAAACGATGTGGCTGCAGAAGTTTTATTTACCAATACCTATGACGAATTAGGACAGCTTATTTCTAAAAAAACAGGCGGCGCTGTGCAGAACATCAATTATACCTATAACATCCGAGGATGGCTTACGGGGATTAATGATGTGACCTCACTTACAAAAGCAGGCGACCCTAAAGATCTCTTTGCTTTTAAGATTAATTACAATACACCTTCAACAGGCATTGCCAATGTAAAACCTCTATACAACGGAAATATTTCTGAAACCCATTGGGCAACCAATTCAGACAATGGTGTTATAAGAGCCTACGGCTATAAATACGATGATTTGAACCGATTAAAAGAAGGTTTATATAAAAAAGGAACAACATTAAATGCTTACAATGAAACTGTAGGCTACGACAAAAACGGAAACATAACCGGTCTTACTCGTAACGGAAACAGCGAAACGGTAACTCCAATTGATAATTTAGTTTATACCTATTCCAATACCAATAAAAGCAACCAGCTGGTAAAAGTTGCCGACAGCAGCAATAAAACAATAGGATTTATAGACGGCACCAACACAGGAGATGATTATACTTATGACCTAAACGGAAATATGATCTCTGATGCCAATAAAAACATAACGGCAATAACCTATAACCATTTAAATCTGCCGTTAAAAATTACCTTTGGCACCGCCGGGAATATTGTGTACCTTTACAATGCAGCGGGACAAAAGGTGCAGAAGACTGTAAGCGAAACAGGGAAAACTGCAGTAACTACAGATTATCTGGGAGGTTATCAGTATGAAAATGGCGTATTAAAATTTTTCCCAACTGCAGAAGGTTATGCTGAACCATCTGGAAGTTCTTATAAATATATTTATCAGTATAAAGATCATTTGGGTAACGTGCGTATCAGTTATGATAAAACTCTTGCCATTCAGGAAGAAAACAATTACTATGCTTTTGGTTTAAAACATTTTGGCTATAATGGAGGAATTATTTCCACAAATAATGCTTTAAAATACAAATACAACGGCAAAGAATTACAGGACGATAATATTGGAGGCTTTAAATTGAACATGTACGATTACGGTGCACGTAATTATGATCCTGCAATTGGACGATGGATGAATATTGATCCGTTGGCGGAAAAATCACGCAGATTTAATCCTTACACTTATGCTCTTGATAATCCCGTTTATTTTATTGATCCAGACGGAATGATTGCCGAACCTCCCGTTGGATTTGAAGCCGAAGATGCAACAATTCATGAAGATGAAGATGGAACTTGGGTTTATTCAAAATCTGATGCTATGTGGTATGGTATGTTGGGCTCAAAGAATATTGGAAATACTATTGAATTAGATGAAGTAGTTGTTGGTGATACTAAAAGTTCCTATGTGCCGTCGGGAGAGTATGGCCCCGCAATGCAACCATGGGATAGTGACAACAAATTTATGAATGGTTTGAGCAACACTGCGTTTGGAGTTGTTGCCACTGTAGGGGCTGTAGCTGCTATTCCGGAAACAGGAGGAGCATCGGGACTAGCCTTATCATTAACAATAGGACAAGTTTCTATAGGTCTTTCTCAAATGGCTGATTCCTTTAATGACAAACCCAACTCTGTTCTTCATAACTTTTCTTCTGTACCAGGTCTTATAGCTGGCCAAAATGGCAGTGAATATGCTCCATTGATCGACGTAGCTTCAGTGTGGGCAACAGGCAGTATTAACTCTCCAAATCTATTGGGAAATTATAATGGTTTAATAAGTTCTGCTAAAAATTTATCTCAAGGTCAAAACATGTTATACAATGGAATATCAATTTACAGTACTTATGGCACTGTAAATAGCGGAATATCTAGTTATCAAAATCTAAAAAAGTAA
- a CDS encoding GspE/PulE family protein codes for MENFDIPIEFQQLVKSEQAYYYRIIPIGKNQQVVVLKTDAPDIAGLQNELSILLSFQVQLETDSTENINRYLSTNYRKTSNNVSEIHYTSDFLEKIVLNAKEIGSSDIHFEPYEKNARVRFRLDGKLKEQFHISVEEYPVIVNKIKIRAQLDISEKRLPQDGRITMVTDYEDFDVRVSVLPTLHGEKVVLRILSKDTSHININSLGFTDKELAVYLENIKRPNGIVLISGPTGSGKTTTLYATLKGLNVPNTNILTVEDPIEYTLEGINQVQLKENIGLDFAATLRTFLRQDPDIIMVGEIRDVNTANMAIRAALTGHLVLSTIHTNSAWATVSRLIDMGVPSFLIASTLNMSVAQRLVRKLCNSCKTEEPVSPDIFPTGFEVPKNLTSHYTASGCEHCYHTGYSGRKAIYEILPIGSELSNLIKNNQLDINEYLEEKNVFTLKRNALLLIKEGITSVDEVFSLLL; via the coding sequence ATGGAAAATTTTGACATTCCAATAGAATTTCAGCAGCTTGTAAAATCAGAACAGGCTTATTACTACCGAATAATTCCAATAGGAAAAAATCAACAGGTTGTTGTACTTAAAACAGATGCACCAGACATTGCAGGTCTGCAGAACGAATTAAGTATTCTGCTCAGCTTTCAGGTTCAGTTAGAAACCGATTCAACAGAAAATATAAATCGATATTTAAGTACCAACTATCGAAAGACTTCCAATAATGTTTCCGAGATTCATTACACCTCTGATTTTTTGGAGAAAATTGTCCTGAATGCCAAAGAAATAGGAAGCAGTGATATTCATTTTGAACCTTATGAAAAAAATGCAAGGGTGCGTTTTCGTTTAGATGGAAAATTAAAAGAACAATTTCATATTTCGGTAGAAGAATATCCGGTTATCGTAAATAAAATTAAGATTAGGGCACAGCTTGACATTTCTGAAAAGAGATTACCACAAGACGGCCGTATAACGATGGTTACGGATTATGAGGACTTTGATGTCCGTGTTTCTGTTCTGCCTACACTCCATGGCGAAAAAGTCGTTTTGCGTATTTTGAGTAAAGATACCAGCCATATCAATATTAATTCACTCGGATTTACAGATAAAGAATTAGCTGTATATCTTGAAAATATAAAAAGACCAAACGGCATTGTTCTTATTTCAGGACCAACAGGATCTGGAAAAACCACCACTTTGTATGCCACCTTAAAAGGGTTAAATGTTCCTAATACAAATATCCTGACTGTCGAAGATCCTATCGAATATACGCTGGAAGGAATAAATCAGGTACAGTTAAAAGAAAACATAGGACTGGATTTCGCAGCAACTTTAAGAACCTTTTTACGTCAGGATCCGGACATTATTATGGTGGGTGAGATACGTGATGTAAATACCGCCAATATGGCAATTCGTGCGGCATTAACAGGACATTTGGTTTTATCTACGATACATACTAATTCAGCCTGGGCTACTGTTTCGCGATTAATAGACATGGGAGTTCCGTCTTTTTTAATTGCCAGTACACTTAATATGAGTGTTGCACAGCGTTTGGTGCGAAAATTATGTAATTCTTGTAAAACAGAAGAGCCTGTATCTCCGGATATTTTTCCAACAGGGTTTGAAGTTCCAAAAAATTTAACTTCGCATTATACAGCATCAGGCTGCGAGCATTGTTATCATACCGGATATTCAGGACGAAAGGCTATTTATGAAATTTTACCTATTGGATCAGAATTGTCTAATCTGATAAAGAATAATCAGCTGGATATCAATGAGTACCTTGAAGAAAAAAATGTTTTTACCTTAAAACGTAATGCATTGTTATTAATAAAAGAAGGAATTACTTCTGTAGATGAAGTTTTTTCACTACTCTTGTAA
- a CDS encoding prepilin-type N-terminal cleavage/methylation domain-containing protein: protein MKKNLFKRLSSFNLQEMLIVLAIIGILLLIALPNLMPLITKAKSVEAQVQLKAIYNAEKQYYFMYSKYSPNFSEIDFEAPKTTKENGSANYVYEIVHSSNNEFKVKATAITDFNGNGVFNVWEIDQNGVPKQIVND from the coding sequence TTGAAAAAAAATCTATTTAAGAGACTCTCCTCTTTCAATCTTCAGGAAATGCTGATTGTTCTTGCCATCATAGGAATTTTGCTTTTAATTGCTTTGCCAAACCTGATGCCTTTAATTACAAAGGCCAAAAGTGTAGAGGCACAGGTACAGTTAAAAGCTATTTACAATGCCGAAAAACAGTATTATTTTATGTATTCGAAATACAGCCCTAATTTTAGCGAAATAGATTTTGAAGCACCAAAAACAACAAAAGAAAACGGAAGTGCCAATTACGTTTACGAAATTGTGCATTCGAGTAATAATGAGTTTAAAGTAAAAGCCACCGCAATTACAGATTTTAACGGAAACGGAGTTTTTAATGTTTGGGAAATTGACCAGAATGGCGTTCCAAAACAAATCGTAAACGATTAA